Proteins co-encoded in one Methanosarcinales archaeon Met12 genomic window:
- a CDS encoding DNA polymerase sliding clamp, protein MFRATINADILKDSMEAISTLVDEARFKLDKDGISTRAVDSANVAMITLELDADAFESYECTDGEICLDMLKLVDILGMADKSDKIELELNTETHKLMIRMGGLAYMLSLLDPSSMRKEPKTPNLDLPAKVVLNGKDMRLAVKAAEKVSDHMALGVDGDIFFMEARGDTDQVRLQRTKDELIDLTSSGPARSLFSLDFLSDIAKVVSKVNEVTIHLGKDYPIKIDFEIADGKGKVGYLLAPRIESD, encoded by the coding sequence ATGTTTAGAGCTACGATCAATGCGGATATATTAAAGGACTCAATGGAAGCTATCTCTACGCTAGTAGATGAAGCGAGATTTAAACTCGATAAAGATGGAATCAGCACCAGAGCGGTCGATTCAGCGAACGTTGCGATGATAACTCTTGAGTTGGACGCAGATGCATTTGAGTCATATGAATGCACAGATGGCGAGATATGTCTGGATATGTTAAAACTCGTTGACATACTTGGCATGGCGGACAAATCGGACAAGATAGAGCTTGAATTGAATACGGAAACACATAAGCTGATGATCAGGATGGGCGGACTCGCGTATATGCTTTCGTTGCTTGACCCCTCTTCGATGCGGAAGGAGCCTAAAACACCAAATCTGGACCTTCCCGCAAAGGTGGTGTTAAACGGAAAAGATATGCGTTTGGCGGTTAAGGCAGCGGAAAAAGTGAGTGACCACATGGCGCTAGGCGTGGATGGGGACATCTTTTTTATGGAAGCTCGAGGCGATACCGATCAGGTTAGACTCCAGCGGACAAAGGACGAATTAATCGATTTGACCTCATCTGGTCCAGCCAGGTCATTGTTCTCACTTGATTTCCTGAGTGATATTGCCAAGGTGGTAAGCAAGGTGAACGAGGTGACGATTCACCTTGGCAAGGACTATCCGATTAAAATCGACTTTGAGATAGCTGATGGCAAGGGCAAGGTTGGATATCTACTTGCTCCGCGCATCGAATCGGATTGA
- the priL gene encoding DNA primase regulatory subunit PriL, with translation MELKFAHYPFTSSASRYVERSNKSLESLLDGGEFGKAVIDRGKERAIQSIEGEIRKSFGDGVLAEIELFSYPLARILISCIDDHYLIRKYALAEAEAAHAQMKQETLQFLGELGEEFGIEHVVHGRDFKIHFTHYLPFASRMRDPKWKLVNRRLDDGYVVANKGEFARLIQEAVRNNIQDTLPLDVPEGICKALSSQIMEIKLHLEKRKSEFKIGEFAEVDSNCFPPCIRHLLMAIQTGQNLAHSARFALTSFLANIGMGADDIVETYRASLDFDEERTRYQVQHIVGSAYTAPSCATMATYGNCVGKEPMCSRVSHPLSFYRKKLYFKDKSNNAD, from the coding sequence ATGGAGCTGAAATTTGCGCATTACCCCTTTACCTCCAGCGCATCCAGATACGTCGAACGCTCGAATAAATCGTTAGAGAGTTTGCTGGATGGAGGCGAATTTGGGAAGGCGGTCATCGATAGGGGAAAAGAAAGAGCAATCCAGTCCATCGAAGGCGAGATACGAAAATCGTTTGGAGACGGCGTCCTGGCAGAGATAGAGCTTTTTTCATATCCACTTGCCAGAATTCTCATCTCATGCATCGATGACCACTACCTTATACGAAAATATGCGCTGGCTGAGGCGGAGGCAGCGCACGCCCAGATGAAGCAGGAGACCTTACAATTTTTAGGGGAATTGGGCGAGGAGTTTGGAATAGAACATGTAGTTCATGGACGTGATTTCAAAATTCACTTCACACATTATCTGCCGTTTGCCAGCAGGATGCGCGACCCAAAATGGAAGCTGGTAAATCGACGCCTTGATGATGGCTATGTGGTGGCGAATAAGGGGGAGTTTGCACGTTTGATTCAGGAGGCGGTGCGAAACAACATTCAGGACACGCTTCCGCTTGATGTACCAGAAGGCATTTGCAAGGCATTATCCTCACAGATTATGGAGATAAAGCTGCACCTGGAGAAGCGAAAATCCGAATTTAAAATAGGGGAGTTCGCCGAGGTAGACTCGAACTGCTTTCCGCCGTGCATCAGGCACCTGCTAATGGCGATACAAACTGGACAGAATCTCGCGCACTCTGCAAGATTCGCACTGACGTCATTTCTGGCGAATATCGGGATGGGCGCGGACGATATCGTGGAAACATATCGCGCTTCACTGGATTTCGATGAGGAAAGAACCAGGTATCAGGTCCAGCATATCGTCGGGTCTGCGTATACTGCACCGTCATGCGCCACGATGGCGACGTATGGGAACTGCGTTGGAAAAGAGCCGATGTGCAGCAGGGTTTCGCATCCGCTGAGTTTCTATCGAAAAAAATTGTATTTTAAAGATAAGTCAAATAATGCTGATTAA
- a CDS encoding NUDIX hydrolase, with product MADRTLTVDAIILMDNNIVLIKRKNPPFEGYYALPGGFVERGETVEQALIREIKEETGLDIRIVKLVGVYSDPDRDPRGHVISLCYLVRASGTIAPDSDAGDVELFDVSRLPELAFDHEQMVNDAMEDINGILS from the coding sequence ATGGCTGACAGAACACTTACAGTTGATGCGATAATACTGATGGATAATAATATCGTCTTAATCAAGCGAAAGAATCCGCCATTTGAGGGGTATTATGCACTCCCCGGGGGTTTTGTCGAGAGAGGTGAAACTGTGGAACAGGCGCTGATCAGGGAGATAAAGGAGGAGACTGGGTTGGATATTCGCATCGTAAAACTGGTGGGAGTGTATTCGGACCCAGATAGAGACCCACGTGGCCATGTCATCTCGCTGTGCTATCTTGTAAGGGCGTCAGGCACGATTGCTCCAGATTCAGATGCAGGAGATGTCGAGCTATTCGACGTTTCCAGATTGCCAGAACTGGCCTTTGACCATGAGCAAATGGTCAACGATGCTATGGAGGATATCAATGGAATTTTGTCCTGA
- a CDS encoding transcription factor S, which yields MEFCPECGSMMLPFDNGMKCRKCGYIKEREGTNLILKKRRIERDLSIIEGSEDLGLPTINMRCQECGNNRAYWWLRQLRSADEGEVRFFRCTKCGKTWREYN from the coding sequence ATGGAATTTTGTCCTGAGTGCGGCAGCATGATGTTGCCATTCGACAATGGTATGAAGTGTCGGAAGTGCGGTTACATCAAGGAGCGTGAAGGGACGAATCTAATCTTGAAAAAGAGAAGGATAGAGAGGGATTTATCCATCATAGAGGGTAGTGAAGACCTTGGACTGCCCACCATAAATATGCGTTGCCAGGAATGCGGCAACAACAGGGCATATTGGTGGCTTCGCCAATTGCGCTCTGCAGATGAGGGTGAAGTTCGATTTTTCAGGTGCACCAAATGCGGCAAAACTTGGAGAGAATACAATTAA
- a CDS encoding type II toxin-antitoxin system VapC family toxin — translation MRFIDANVFIYAVLKPKRELSEREWEVKNASKEIFKRINEGEEVITTVVHLSEVANVLEDAANLSFAISFLKDILLKRNVNVDMVSDRSYMESVLLADEMGVGINDALAYLLMKKKRIEEIYTFDKHFENLDIRIIN, via the coding sequence ATGAGGTTCATTGATGCAAATGTTTTCATCTATGCAGTATTAAAACCCAAGAGAGAACTGAGTGAAAGGGAGTGGGAAGTAAAAAATGCTTCAAAAGAGATATTCAAGCGGATAAACGAGGGAGAAGAAGTTATAACAACGGTAGTGCACTTAAGTGAGGTTGCAAATGTGTTAGAGGATGCCGCAAATCTCAGCTTTGCGATCTCTTTCTTGAAGGATATATTGCTCAAGAGAAATGTTAATGTCGATATGGTAAGTGACAGGAGTTATATGGAAAGCGTTTTACTGGCAGATGAGATGGGAGTTGGTATTAACGATGCCCTTGCTTATCTTTTAATGAAAAAGAAGAGAATAGAGGAAATTTATACATTTGATAAACATTTTGAAAACCTAGATATAAGGATAATCAATTGA